Part of the Vicinamibacterales bacterium genome is shown below.
CTCCGTGCCGGCGGCCGGCGGCATCAGCACCAGCCCGGACATCATCGTCCGGCCGGCGGCGGTCGGCGATGCGAACGCGGAGTTCGGCGAGGGCAGCGGCACGGAGAACTCGATGACGCTCGGGTTCGAGGCCGAGGCCGGACAGGACAACTTCATCTACGTGCGCATGCGCAATCGCGGGTCGTCCGACGCGAACGGCGTCACCGCGACCGTGTACTGGAGCGAGGTGGCGACGCTGGTCACGCCGGCGTCGTGGCACCTGATCGGCACGACGGCGCCGGTGAACGTTCCGCAGGGGGACACGCTGGTGGTCGCCGCGCCGCTGATCTGGGCGTCCGGGCAGATTCCGGCGACGGGGCATTACTGCTTCGTCGGGCTGCTGCACCAGTCGCAGGATCCGGCGCCGCCGCTGCCGGGGCCGACCGACTGGGACGGCTTCACCGGCCTGATCCGGAATCAGAACAACGTGACGTGGCGGAACTTCAACGTGGTGGACGCGATTCCGGATCCGGACGGCGACCCCGCGGCGCTGCCGTTCGTGATTGCGGGCGCGCCCGACCGCGCGCGCGAGTTCGAGCTGCAGATCGTGCGCAACCTGCCGCGGGACGCGCGGCTGCAGCTCGAGGTGCCGCTCGGCCTGGCGGCGAAGCTGCGGCGCGGCCGCCTGTGGAAGGTGGCGATCGATCGCGAGCGGCGGATGGCGCTCATCGACCTGCCGCCGCTGCCGCGCATCGACCTGGGCGCGCTGCGGCTCGGCACGGGAGCGCGCTACCGTTCGCGGTTCGTCGTGCACGGCTCGGCGGGGCTGCGCGGCGGCGGCCACGGCATCGCCGTCCGGCAGCTGTTCGAGAAGGAGGAGGTCGGCCGGGTCAGCTGGCAGTTCCACGTGCGCTCGAAGGCGGATCATCATCGGCCGCGGAAGCGGGTGCAGGTGGAGTACAGCGACCTGGTGCGCAACAACCGCGTGGCCGGGGTGTAATCCGCGACGGCGGTGAGTACGGAGAGCGCGGGAGCGGGCGCGGCCGCTCCCGCGTTTCTTGCCAGCGGTTTCGCCCCTGTGGTACCATCGGAGCTTCTGCACAGCGGATTACGGCTGACTGGTCGAGCCGGTGTCCTCGGCAGGCGGGAATAACTCAGTGGTAGAGTGCGACCTTGCCAAGGTCGAAGTCGCGGGTTCGAATCCCGTTTCCCGCTCCAACCTTCGCCCGCTGACACGCGAGCGGGCTACGGTTGGCGAGCCCAACGTTGTTGCGAAGGTTGCCCACCGTAGCGTCGCAGACGCGAAGGTGGGCGGCAGGCCTTGAGAAATGCGTCGATCGATGGACACAATCGGTTCTTCCCGCTGTTGTCGCCGCGTCTAACGCCGCGGCCGGAACTCCCTCGTACAATCGATTCCGACCGGCGCCGTCGCCAAGTGGTAAGGCAGAGGTCTGCAAAACCTCCATCCCCGGTTCAAATCCGGGCGGCGCCTCCAACCTTCGCTCGCCTGACACGTGAGCGAGCGACGGTTGGCAGGCCAGCGAACGCAATCGACAGGCGAAGGTGGTCCCGCCGAAGTCGCGCCGCGACGAAGGCGGACTCCACTACGTTCGCGCTGCGCCCGCTATCGGCGTCTAGTCTTAGCGCGAAACCATCCTCTGAATTGTTCACTGTAGCGGTTCTCAGCTCACCGCGAAGCCGCGCGGTCACATCGTCCGGCCGAGCGGAGGCGTGAGCGACCCCGGCGGACCGGGCCCGGACCGTCTCCCGGGGGTTTTGTCCCCCCATGCCCCTCTGCGAGGGCTGCGATAAACTGACCTTGACGTTGACCGCAACCAGGGGGCGAGCGAGATGAAGGAGACCGAGCCGGTCATTCACAGCGACCCGGAGATCCTGGGCGGTACGCCCGTGTTCATCGGCACTCGTGTGCCGCTCGCGACGCTTCTCGATTACCTGGAGGCGGGGCAGCCCTTGTCCGAGTTCCTGGAGGACTTCCCGACGGTCACTCGGGAGCAGGCTGTAGCAGCCTTGGAGCAAGCCAAGGAGGCGCTCCTCGCCCGTGCGCGTCCTGCTTGACGAGTGCATTCCGCGTCGGCTGAAGCGAGAACTCGTCGGGCATGACGTGAAGACCGCTCCGGAAATGGGGTGGGCCAGCAAGAAGAATGGCGAGTTGCTCGCTTTGGCTGCAGTCGAGTTCGACATTCTCCTGACCAGCGATCGAAACCTTTCGCACCAGCAGAATCTGTCTGCGTTCGATCGCCGTCATCGTCTTGGTCGCCGGAAGCAACCGCATCGACGATCTGCGACCGCTCGTGCCGCGCGTCCTTGAGGCTCTTACGACTGTTCGGCGTGGCACAGTGACCGCGCTGAGAGCCTGACCCGCCATCCTCCAGCTTGTCGCTCTCGGGCGCTGATGCTGGCGGTAAATCGCTAGACACGAGCCACGGAGGCTCGACTGTGGAACTCGACGAACGACTGAAACACGGCATCGAAAGGCTTATCCTGCTGCCGGTGCGAGTCCGTCATCGCGCGCGAGCACGTAGAAAACATGCGGCGCGAGTTGCGGCGTTGGCGACGGTTCGACGCACACTCGAAGGAGCCAGCACACTGAAATCCGAGAGCGTGAAAACCGTGTTCAATGTCGGGATGTTCGTGCTCTTGCTGGATCAAGATCTGGCGTATTTTACCGACGACTTGATCACCGCAATCGGCGATCGCAAGCGAGCGTTCATTGCGAAGCACGAAGCGGTGTTGCTGTACGAGGCCGCAGAGGATCTGCCACAGTTGCTCGGTCGGGAGTTCCGCGGTGCTGTCACGGGAGTAGGCGCGTCAGATTCCCAGGTCGCTCGATTAAACGCCGTCACATCTGACCTGAATAAGTTCTGGCGGGAACACCGCGAGTTCCTCGGAAAGGTACGAAACACGTTGGGCGCCCATCGCGCCCATGACGCTCTCGAGTACTCACAGGGCCTCGATGAGCTAAAACCTCTGGAGGTCATGGCTCTCGCCGTCAAGCTCTCCGGGCTGTTGGAGGGCCTAATCGCAGTCCTGACCGACATCGCGAGTCTTACTGCCTCGCCTGCCGCGATTCGACGCGACATGATGGCGTCCAGAGCTGCGGTGTCACCGCTTGCCGTCGACGACCGGACTAGGCGTAACCTGTGATTTAAGGTACACGACGCAGGCCGCACCCGAACTCGCATGAGTTCGCGGGGGTCTTCATGCGATTAAAGCAAGTGCGTCTTGACGCATTCCGCCATTTTGTTGGGCAGCGATTGGATGTCGATCCGGACGTCACCGCCTTGGTTGGCCGCAATGACACTGGAAAGACTAGCTTTCTGTTGAGGTTTCTCCACCAGCATTTTTATCTACGAGTCAACCATGGTTCCGACTCCCCCAAGCTGCCGAACGCGTCGACGGAACCGATTCGCTTCTCGCTTGTCTGGGACACGGATGCGCGCGATAGCCCCCCCGCTCTTCAAAGCCTGTTTCGAGTCACTGATCGCGTCCGCCGTATCGAATCGAGATTCGACGGCGCTGTTCAACCAAGCGGAGCGTGGAGCTATTACGTAAACGATTCCTCAACGCCAACCGCCGAACCGCTGAAGGACCATTCAGCCTTCCCCAGGCCCCACTATGTCAACGTTGGGCCGCAGCTGACGCCGAGCGATCGAAACCTTCTGCCCACGATATTCGAGGCACAGCTGGTGGAGCAAGGACCGCCGTCCGCCGATCATTTGAGAACGGCCTTTCCGATTCCTGCCGAATCGCTGTTGTTGAAACTTGCCCACTTCGGTAGCACTACTCGTCGAAGTTCAGGGCGTGGCTATGAAGACCCTTGGGCACAGCCCCGTGCCACACCGGGGCCGTCTTTGGCGGAGCTTCGGGGGCGACTGGCGGACGTGAGTCGTGATGTCACGAATGAGATCAGGAAGTGGTGGCATGAGCCACCCGGGCTCACATTTGAGATCGCGGTCGGAGGGAGCGCAGAGCTGAATAGCTACGGCTTCGCATGGGAGGTTCGTACGGATTCTGGGCTGAGACTGCACGGTGCTGGGCTCACATGGTTCATCTCTTTCGTGTTGGAGGTCCTGTACATCCGAGCTGTAGCGGCGGAACAAACGCTGTTCGTCTTTGACGAACCGGGGGCGCCCCTGCACCCTTCTGCTCAGCGCGCCGTGCTGAGGATGCTGACGGAAGTCACCTCGACGAGTGGAAATCAGCTGATCTACAGCACGCACTCTCCGTTCATGTTGGATTGGAGTTTTCCGCAGCGCGTTCGACTGTTCGAGCGCGACTACTCGACCGGCCGAACGTCAATCGTGAACAAGCCGTACGCGCCGACCACGGGATTCGCTCGGATTTGGGATCCTCTGCGCTCGGCAATCGGTGTCACTTTGGGAGATGTGTCGCTCGTGGGTCGAGAGAACGTGCTCGTGGAGGGTGTTAGCGATCAGATCATCCTGGCCAACGCATCTGCATTCGCGCGATTGCTGGGCGAACCCCACCTGCCATTCCCCGAGATTTCAATTGTGCCGTACGGCGATGTTCCAGCTCTTGAGCGCCTGTTGGACGAAGCGGCGCGTTTGGGCGCCACGAACGTCGGTGTGGTCGATAGCGACGCCCAAGCGGCCTTTGTCGAGCCCGTCTATGTTCGGCGGCGAGTCGGCGCCGTTCGCCTCGACCGCTTTTCCGACACGAGCGCCGTTTCTGCCGCAATCGAGGACGTTGTCGGAGTAGACGACTACGTGCGCTGTGTGAACGCCTTCTATGGAAGCTTCACCTGGTTTCAGAGCCTTGATCCTCTCCGCGTAGCCACGGTTCGTGGCACTGCCACTTTGGGCAAGTGGCTGGAAGAGTACTTTGTGAAGCAGTTCGGCCGAAGCTTCAGCAAAGTGGCGGTCGCGACACTCCTCGCCGACTCTATCGAGTCGCTGTCGACACCTGCGCGGGTGCGGCTGTTTGGTTTGATTCGCGAAATTCTCCGTGTGCTGGGCCGCTGATGCCGAACACGCGGTGGCTTGTGGGCAGACGTTACCATGGCCCCGTGTCGACCTGTACCCGAACTGTGCCCGCGGCGGTCCGACCTGCGCCAAATCCAGCCAACGTCACACACGA
Proteins encoded:
- a CDS encoding DUF5615 family PIN-like protein; the encoded protein is MRVLLDECIPRRLKRELVGHDVKTAPEMGWASKKNGELLALAAVEFDILLTSDRNLSHQQNLSAFDRRHRLGRRKQPHRRSATARAARP
- a CDS encoding DUF433 domain-containing protein, which translates into the protein MKETEPVIHSDPEILGGTPVFIGTRVPLATLLDYLEAGQPLSEFLEDFPTVTREQAVAALEQAKEALLARARPA
- a CDS encoding AAA family ATPase; translation: MRLDAFRHFVGQRLDVDPDVTALVGRNDTGKTSFLLRFLHQHFYLRVNHGSDSPKLPNASTEPIRFSLVWDTDARDSPPALQSLFRVTDRVRRIESRFDGAVQPSGAWSYYVNDSSTPTAEPLKDHSAFPRPHYVNVGPQLTPSDRNLLPTIFEAQLVEQGPPSADHLRTAFPIPAESLLLKLAHFGSTTRRSSGRGYEDPWAQPRATPGPSLAELRGRLADVSRDVTNEIRKWWHEPPGLTFEIAVGGSAELNSYGFAWEVRTDSGLRLHGAGLTWFISFVLEVLYIRAVAAEQTLFVFDEPGAPLHPSAQRAVLRMLTEVTSTSGNQLIYSTHSPFMLDWSFPQRVRLFERDYSTGRTSIVNKPYAPTTGFARIWDPLRSAIGVTLGDVSLVGRENVLVEGVSDQIILANASAFARLLGEPHLPFPEISIVPYGDVPALERLLDEAARLGATNVGVVDSDAQAAFVEPVYVRRRVGAVRLDRFSDTSAVSAAIEDVVGVDDYVRCVNAFYGSFTWFQSLDPLRVATVRGTATLGKWLEEYFVKQFGRSFSKVAVATLLADSIESLSTPARVRLFGLIREILRVLGR